Proteins found in one Ptychodera flava strain L36383 chromosome 16, AS_Pfla_20210202, whole genome shotgun sequence genomic segment:
- the LOC139114439 gene encoding microsomal glutathione S-transferase 1-like produces MVAELNFNNPTVVALARYGALVVGKMLFLLPLTAFFRVTRKVYANPEDARFASVGSAKPEAQIKKMLVQDEMVERVRRCVLNDMENIIPFLLLAPLYILTGPADSTALLLFQIFVGSRFVHTITYLFGMQPFRALAFTAGLCVNFYFVFHIFQNSHF; encoded by the exons ATGGTCGCTGAACTGAATTTCAACAACCCAACCGTTGTGGCATTAGCCAGGTATGGCGCTTTGGTTGTCGGCAAGATGCTTTTTCTGTTGCCGCTGACGGCATTTTTCAGAGTCACGAGAAAG GTATATGCAAACCCTGAAGATGCCAGATTTGCGTCAGTAGGAAGTGCAAAACCCGAGGCCCAAATCAAGAAAATGTTGGTTCAAGATGAGATGGTAGAACGTGTTCGCAG ATGTGTGCTGAACGACATGGAAAACATAATTCCTTTCCTGCTTTTGGCGCCACTGTACATCCTGACCGGCCCAGCTGACAGCACTGCATTGCTActctttcaaatatttgtggGTAGCCGCTTCGTTCATACCATCACATATTTGTTCGGGATGCAGCCCTTCAGAGCCTTGGCCTTCACCGCTGGATTATGTGTAAATTTCTATTTCGTTTTCCACATCTTCCAGAACAGTCACTTTTAG
- the LOC139114440 gene encoding microsomal glutathione S-transferase 1-like — protein MVAELNFNNPTVVALARYGALVVGKMLFLLLLTSFFRVTRKVFSCPEDARSSYLGNAKTEDQVKKMLIKDDMIERVRRCVLNDMENIIPFLLLAPLYILTGPADSTALLLFQIFVGSRFVHTITYLFGMQPFRALAFTAGLCVNFYFVFHIFRNSHF, from the exons ATGGTCGCTGAACTGAATTTCAACAACCCAACCGTTGTGGCATTAGCCAGGTATGGCGCTTTGGTTGTCGGCAAGATGCTGTTTCTGTTGCTGCTGACGTCATTTTTTAGAGTCACGAGAAAG gtTTTTTCATGTCCCGAAGACGCTAGATCCTCATACCTAGGAAATGCAAAAACTGAGGACCAAGTCAAGAAAATGTTGATCAAAGATGATATGATAGAACGTGTTCGCAG ATGTGTGCTGAACGACATGGAAAACATAATTCCTTTCCTGCTTTTGGCGCCGCTGTACATCCTGACCGGCCCAGCTGACAGCACTGCATTGctgctctttcaaatatttgtcGGTAGCCGCTTCGTTCATACCATCACATATTTGTTCGGGATGCAGCCCTTCAGAGCCTTGGCCTTCACCGCTGGATTATGTGTAAATTTCTATTTCGTTTTCCACATCTTCCGGAACAGTCACTTTTAG
- the LOC139114992 gene encoding very low-density lipoprotein receptor-like, which translates to MTKIVLFVTIAISILESAGPAMAACGQDEFQCNSGECIPESYVCDQWPDCPGDEQEDEEGCEIRPCRFPDLEFQCDNGVCIIGYLKCNGSPDCKNGEDEVCGTRCNDCRGWHTIRKYFPPRCEDYGKYPKEPCKLKETCITRLKQRKNGKIKVFLGCEKKKRCNKLMQENKPGCRESPIKVDSEKGCTFCCEKDYCNDYPEKKNVTAL; encoded by the exons ATGACTAAAATTGTATTGTTTGTGACCATAGCCATCAGCATCTTGGAATCCGCAGGACCGG CAATGGCAGCGTGCGGTCAAGATGAATTCCAATGCAACTCCGGTGAGTGCATTCCAGAGAGTTACGTCTGTGATCAGTGGCCAGACTGTCCTGGAGATGAACAAGAAGACGAAGAGGGCTGCGAAATTA GACCTTGTCGGTTTCCGGATTTAGAGTTTCAGTGCGACAATGGTGTTTGTATAATCGGTTATTTGAAATGTAACGGAAGTCCCGATTGCAAAAACGGCGAAGACGAAGTTTGTG GAACACGATGTAATGATTGCCGCGGGTGGCACACTATCCGGAAGTACTTTCCGCCTCGATGTGAGGATTATGGAAAGTATCCAAAAGAACCATGTAAGCTCAAG GAAACATGTATTACCCGTTTGAAGCAGCGCAAAAACGGTAAAATAAAAGTATTTCTCGGCTGTGAAAAGAAGAAG CGGTGTAACAAACTGATGCAGGAGAACAAGCCGGGTTGCCGCGAAAGCCCAATCAAGGTAGACAGCGAGAAAGGGTGCACCTTCTGCTGCGAAAAAGATTATTGCAACGACTATCCAGAAAAGAAAAACGTCACCGCTTTGTAA